Proteins encoded together in one Lathyrus oleraceus cultivar Zhongwan6 chromosome 5, CAAS_Psat_ZW6_1.0, whole genome shotgun sequence window:
- the LOC127078524 gene encoding uncharacterized protein LOC127078524, with protein sequence MASDQENSQDANAPDDTSEKEITRGITIMKSIIRDRDKAVTYNVNWNADNQLIGSNAAKLASYIGTLVRMHIPITATRWSNKELGSAKDKIWTEILVQYMIVYIFFILTIMSFNIEDTTIRKKYILQLAGKRHRGWRTFLANKYLKDKEIFFVEYDPEYPVKYAIFITEEEWVAFVAQRRDENFKKVSATNRERASNPTYAYKKGRLGYARLEEKILDETKSDATSLPPHVLWKEARVGKDGTVRDDVQHIYDECETLSQSISTAEDQENRSVLSRALNVPEYPGRVRGKGHGCTPTSLYKNPRRRNPSNQEVMETLQALQAQVLQLQKDNERYRCMEKCSSQSKETSEKASINCLNKFPEGISSCQLYLSSPTYRLVGKGKVHNTSGDLLHHRPLPDGHLKVSVDVVLDKDALLPIPDIVSETTLLRDAIGSFVAWPLDLIFIDDETPTKPASKDKGILRHNESVASQKEVFAQGSQQLSQKIGSRQKNKRDLPVTYLPKKGAFVPRYQISLETLVDSSDMATAGAIRLLDMEEDIFGYSCTETIGKEDLEHIFRHQELGVGVIHTYIRFLYDNFMRGNDQLSNRFRFVYSSLVNKALICREPDSCREYLVKRFMASSTNNLYLWPYNSGCHWLLLAIDPLKEVVYFLNSIDGEWTNYPDMKQLVDTSIKVFRSQRQARVPRTKSSNITWIKVQVL encoded by the exons ATGGCTAGTGATCAAGAAAACTCACAAGATGCAAATGCTCCTGATGATACTTCAGAAAAAGAAATTACACGAGGCATCACTATTATGAAGAGTATCATTCGTGATAGAGATAAAGCAGTAACATATAATGTAAATTGGAATGCTGATAACCAACTAATTGGGTCTAATGCTGCAAAGTTGGCAAGCTACATTGGTACACTTGTTCGTATGCACATTCCAATCACTGCTACAAGATGGAGTAATAAAGAGTTGGGTAGCGCTAAAGATAAGATTTGGACTGAGATACTGGTACAATATATGATTGTTTATATTTTCTTTATATTGACGATAAT GTCTTTTAACATTGAAGATACAACTATCCGAAAAAAGTATATActtcaattggccggaaaaagacaCAGAGGGTGGAGAACGTTTTTAGCAAACAAGTATCTTAAGGACAAAGAAATTTTTTTTGTTGAATATGATCCGGAATATCCAGTGAAGTATGCGATCTTCATTACAGAAGAAGAATGGGTTGCTTTTGTAGCCCAAAGAAGAGACGAAAATTTCAAGAAAGTGAGTGCCACAAATCGCGAGAGAGCGTCAAATCCCACgtatgcatacaaaaaagggcgtTTGGGATATGCACGCTTAGAGGAAAAAATT TTAGACGAGAcgaaaagtgacgcaacatcaCTTCCGCCACATGTTTTGTGGAAAGAAGCTCGTGTGGGAAAGGATGGAACTGTTAGGGATGACGTTCAACATATTTATGATGAATGT GAGACCCTATCTCAATCGATAAGCACAGCTGAGGACCAGGAGAACAGGAGCGTACTTAGTAGAGcactaaatgttcctgagtatcCCGGTCGGGTGAGGGGTAAAGGGCATGGTTGTACTCCAACTTCCTTGTATAAGAATCCAAGGAGAAGAAATCCTagcaatcaagaagtgatggAGACGTTGCAGGCATTACAAGCGCAAGTTCTTCAATTGCAAAAGGATAATGAGAGATATAGGTGTATGGAAAAGTGCAGTTCACAGTCGAAAGAAACTAGTGAGAAAGCCAGTATCAATTGTCTAAAtaaatttcccgag ggcatttcatCTTGTCAGCTATACTTATCGTCACCGACTTATCGCctagttggcaagggaaaagtgcacaacacttcgggaGATTTACTTCACCATAGACCGCTCCCGGATGGACACCTTAAAGTATCGGTTGATGTTGTATTAGATAAGGATGCGTTGCTACCGATACCTGACATTGTTTCAGAGACAACATTGCTGCGAGATGCAATAGGATCATTTGTTGCATGGCCCTTGGATCTCATTTTCATTGATGATGAG ACGCCTACAAAACCCGCATCTAAGGATAAAGGGATTTTGCGGCACAACGAgtctgttgcatcacaaaaagaG GTATTTGCTCAAGGGTCACAACAACTGAGCCAGAAAATTGGTAGTCGACAGAAAAACAAAAGGGATCTTCCAGTGACTTATTTGCCAAAAAAAGGTGCTTTTGTGCCTCGATACCAGATATCTCTTGAAACACTTGTTGACTCATCAGATATGGCAACAGCTGGTGCTATTCGCTTACTGGATATGGAGGAAGATATCTTTGGTTATTCATGCACTGAAACAATCGGAAAAGAAGATCTGGAACATATTTTTCGGCATCAAGAATTAGGCGTCGGTGTTATACACACATACATCCG GTTCTTGTATGACAATTTCATGCGCGGGAATGATCAATTGTCAAACAGATTCCGTTTCGTGTATTCCTCCCTGGTCAACAAAGCATTAATTTGTAGGGAACCGGATTCATGTAGAGAGTACTTAGTCAAGAGATTCATGGCCAGCAGTACAAACAACTTGTATCTTTGGCCGTATAATTCAGG GTGTCACTGGTTGTTGCTTGCTATTGATCCTTTAAAAGAAGTGGTATATTTTCTGAATTCGATAGATGGTGAATGGACAAATTATCCGGATATGAAGCAATTAGTTGATAC atCAATAAAAGTGTTCCGATCTCAAAGACAAGCTCGAGTACCACGTACTAAATCCAGCAACATTACGTGGATAAAAGTGCAGGTACTTTAA